Proteins found in one Candidatus Poribacteria bacterium genomic segment:
- a CDS encoding aldose 1-epimerase produces the protein MSYSVEVGRVDGFDVHVLKDLSSGSEARVVPEIGANCFKFTITHKGKVLDIIDPPPSLAQLRESPSGYGNPILFPFPNRIRDGTFTFDGQVYQFDKRPGWEHSIHGLVYTRPWEVSDRGSQDAAYVTLSFDSKRYPDVMRQYPFPFIAELTYSLKGWELTVRFSVQNTGVKRMPMGYGLHPYFRAPISPETPPERCLVRIPARRLWELRDFLPTGRTIPVDEGRDFRTSRPLAGARLDDVYTDLIYEGGVTRCFIDDRGVKLKTIVEAGAVFREIVVYTPPRGEAICFEPYTCPTDAPNLTAKGLDVGLIVLEPGESFEATVCFTVESYE, from the coding sequence ATTCGGTTGAGGTGGGAAGGGTTGACGGCTTTGACGTCCATGTCCTCAAAGATCTATCCTCTGGAAGCGAGGCCAGGGTGGTCCCGGAGATCGGTGCGAACTGCTTCAAGTTCACGATCACGCATAAGGGAAAGGTCTTGGATATAATCGATCCCCCACCCTCGCTTGCTCAACTTCGGGAATCCCCGAGCGGTTACGGCAATCCGATCCTCTTCCCCTTCCCAAATCGAATACGCGATGGGACCTTCACATTCGACGGCCAGGTCTATCAGTTCGATAAACGTCCCGGCTGGGAACATTCCATACACGGGCTGGTATATACACGTCCCTGGGAGGTGTCGGATCGGGGATCACAGGATGCGGCCTATGTGACATTGAGTTTCGACTCAAAGAGATATCCCGACGTTATGAGACAATATCCCTTTCCCTTCATCGCCGAGCTGACCTACAGCCTGAAGGGATGGGAACTGACGGTGCGTTTTTCGGTTCAAAACACGGGGGTCAAGAGAATGCCGATGGGTTATGGCTTACACCCCTATTTCCGCGCCCCGATCTCACCTGAGACCCCTCCTGAGAGATGTCTCGTCAGAATACCCGCTCGGAGATTGTGGGAGCTAAGGGATTTCCTCCCCACCGGCAGAACGATACCCGTGGATGAAGGGAGGGATTTCAGAACGTCGAGGCCTCTGGCAGGAGCGAGACTGGACGATGTCTATACGGATTTGATCTACGAGGGAGGAGTCACCAGGTGTTTCATAGATGATAGAGGTGTGAAACTGAAAACGATCGTCGAGGCCGGGGCCGTTTTCAGGGAGATAGTCGTCTATACCCCGCCTAGGGGCGAAGCGATCTGCTTTGAACCCTATACCTGTCCGACCGACGCCCCGAATCTGACCGCTAAAGGCTTGGACGTCGGTCTGATCGTTCTCGAACCGGGTGAAAGCTTCGAGGCAACGGTGTGCTTCACCGTTGAAAGCTACGAATAA
- a CDS encoding sulfatase: MNVILIISDTFRRDNLSCYGGDLAHTPSLDKFASEAILFENAYCLSFPTVPNRNDILTGRATFTYKPWSPLDPKEITLQDTLNKAGILTSLIVDTPHPFAPGFNYQRGFQGWELIRGQEHDRWKTAPSDVKLPCDPNKLRNPYGTVIQYLKNVSWRKHESDYFVARTMRTAIEWLEENYASRFFLYVDTFDPHEPWDPPKHYVDMFDPDYDGEEVIYPRYDRWREFLSERELQHCRALYAAEATMVDRWIGLLLERIESLGLMKNTVVIFTTDHGFYLGEHGYIGKSLIRENYHQSIPLYPEVSAIPLIMYVPGMEGKRIKALIQSIDLMPTILDFMEVEIPPTVQGYSLKPLIEGKANKVRDVAIASPTLSSRGIKVPHPTNRATITDGEWMLIYGSQVEKVEGAEMTEMVDSIKRRVAAIEEKPLAPELYYLPEDPGCERNLFEENHDKAKEIHAQFVEFLERCEVPEEHLRFFRYI, encoded by the coding sequence ATGAACGTCATACTGATAATCTCCGACACGTTTCGCAGGGATAATCTGTCCTGCTACGGCGGCGATCTGGCCCATACGCCGTCACTGGATAAGTTCGCTTCAGAGGCGATTCTGTTTGAGAACGCCTATTGTCTCTCCTTTCCGACGGTTCCCAACAGGAATGACATTCTGACCGGCAGGGCGACCTTCACCTATAAACCGTGGTCGCCCCTTGATCCGAAGGAGATCACCCTTCAGGATACGCTCAACAAGGCGGGCATCCTGACCAGCCTGATCGTTGACACACCTCATCCGTTCGCACCCGGATTCAATTATCAGAGGGGATTTCAGGGTTGGGAACTTATCAGAGGGCAGGAACATGATAGATGGAAGACGGCGCCCAGTGACGTCAAGCTCCCCTGCGACCCGAACAAACTTCGCAACCCCTATGGGACGGTCATCCAATACCTGAAAAACGTCTCCTGGAGAAAACACGAGTCGGATTACTTCGTCGCCAGGACGATGAGAACGGCGATCGAATGGCTGGAGGAGAACTACGCCAGTCGCTTCTTCCTTTACGTCGATACGTTCGATCCCCATGAGCCCTGGGACCCGCCCAAGCATTACGTGGACATGTTCGATCCGGATTACGACGGCGAGGAGGTGATCTACCCCAGATATGATAGGTGGAGGGAGTTCCTGAGCGAGAGGGAGCTCCAACATTGTAGGGCTCTTTACGCCGCCGAGGCGACGATGGTCGATAGATGGATCGGGCTACTGCTTGAAAGGATCGAATCGCTGGGGCTGATGAAGAACACCGTCGTGATCTTCACCACGGATCACGGCTTTTACCTGGGCGAACACGGCTATATAGGTAAATCCCTTATCAGGGAGAACTATCATCAGTCCATCCCCCTCTATCCTGAGGTCTCGGCGATACCTCTCATCATGTATGTCCCCGGCATGGAGGGAAAGAGGATTAAAGCCCTCATTCAGTCGATAGACCTGATGCCCACCATTCTCGACTTCATGGAGGTTGAGATACCGCCTACGGTACAGGGATACTCGCTTAAGCCCCTCATCGAAGGGAAAGCGAATAAGGTCAGGGATGTCGCCATAGCCTCGCCCACCCTCTCCTCAAGGGGAATCAAGGTTCCGCATCCCACAAATCGGGCCACAATCACGGACGGCGAGTGGATGTTGATCTACGGCAGCCAGGTTGAAAAGGTCGAAGGTGCTGAGATGACGGAGATGGTCGATAGCATCAAGCGGAGGGTGGCCGCTATCGAGGAGAAACCGCTGGCCCCGGAGCTCTACTATCTCCCGGAAGACCCCGGATGTGAGAGAAACCTCTTCGAGGAAAATCATGATAAAGCCAAGGAGATACATGCTCAGTTCGTGGAGTTCCTGGAAAGATGTGAGGTTCCGGAGGAACATCTGAGGTTTTTCAGGTATATATAG